A stretch of Williamwhitmania sp. DNA encodes these proteins:
- a CDS encoding response regulator — translation MTDAGPILIVDDEVQIRRLLEITLSAKGYKIAEASTGKEGLLMAATVRPILIILDLGLPDDDGQSVLKKLREWYFKPIIILSVRSSEEEIVTALDNGANDYLTKPFLTGELLARIRVAIRQSQNIADEPILKFGSLVIDLSAHTVHKNNEVLKFTSTEFSLLALFAKNEGKVLTHQYILKEIWGMGYVEQTQYLRVFVAQLRKKIEDNPTKPILLTTESGIGYRFGR, via the coding sequence ATGACAGATGCGGGGCCAATATTAATTGTGGACGACGAGGTTCAAATACGTCGATTGCTGGAAATAACTCTTTCGGCAAAGGGCTATAAAATTGCTGAAGCTTCCACTGGAAAGGAAGGGCTGCTAATGGCCGCCACTGTTCGACCAATCCTTATTATTCTTGATTTAGGATTGCCAGATGACGACGGCCAAAGCGTGCTTAAAAAACTTAGGGAATGGTATTTCAAGCCCATCATCATACTTTCAGTTCGGAGCTCAGAGGAAGAGATAGTAACGGCACTTGACAATGGTGCAAATGATTATCTCACAAAGCCTTTTCTTACAGGAGAGCTGTTGGCACGAATTAGGGTTGCCATTAGGCAGAGTCAAAACATTGCGGACGAGCCAATACTCAAATTTGGCTCCCTTGTAATTGATTTATCAGCCCATACAGTACATAAAAACAATGAGGTACTAAAGTTTACCTCCACCGAATTTTCGTTGCTGGCGCTATTTGCAAAAAACGAAGGTAAAGTGCTCACCCACCAATACATTTTAAAGGAAATATGGGGAATGGGGTATGTAGAACAAACCCAATATTTACGTGTGTTTGTGGCGCAGCTACGCAAAAAGATTGAGGACAATCCAACAAAGCCCATTTTGCTCACTACCGAGTCGGGTATTGGATATCGGTTTGGGAGATAA